Part of the Planctomycetota bacterium genome, CAGCACCGCCTCGGCGCCGTGCTTCGAAGGCGCGGCCGACACGATCGTCGAGCTCGGGCGCGTCGACGCGCGCGGTGCCACCGAAAAACTGTTCGTCCCCCACCGCAGTCCGGGTTTCTTTCGGCTGCCGATCGCCCCCCAGGAGCAGAAGTCGGTCTCCCGTCGCCAGGTTCATCTGGCGCGGCTCGACGGCGACCGGGTGCGGGTCACCAACAAGAGCGAATCGCTCGACGTGGCCGTCGAAGGGCGCGAGGCGGTGAAGACGACCCAGTCGGCCGATCTGCCCCTGCCGGTGACGCTCTCCATCAAGACCGAAGCGGAGACGCTGCGCGTCGCGGTTCACGCCGCCGAGCCCCGCCCCACGCCCGCCGCCGCTACGGTGACCCCCGAGGCGACGGTCAATCTCTCCACGCTGCTGGCGGGAATGCCCGGCGACCAGGCCGATTCGATGGTCGGATGGTGGCGGCGGGTGATCGACCTTCTCCAGAGCGCCGCCCACACCGAGGAGTTCTACCGGAAGGCAACGCGGGCGGTGGTCGATCTGATCGGCCTCGACGTCGGGGCCGTGTTCGTCGCCAAGGGGGATGATCTCCGGCTGGTCGATCTCTACTCGCCAGGCAACTCCGCGACGCGCCCGAGTCGGTCGCTGTGCGACCGCGTCCGCTCCTCCAAGCAATCGATCCGCGAGCTCCCCTCGCCCGGTGGCGACTTGATGATGACCAACCAGGCGGCCATCGAGGCGGTCGTCGCGGCCCCGATCCTCGACCGGTCCGGAGCGGTGATCGGTGTCCTCTACGGTCACCGTTCCCGACAGCCGCAGTCCGACGAGAACCCGACGATCTCGCATCTCGAGCAGCTGCTCGTCGAGACGCTCGCCAGCGGCGTCGCCACCGGCCTGTCGCGCCTCGACGAGCAACGGCAGAAGAACGAGCAGCGGGCGACGTTCGCCCAGTTCTTCAGCCGTGAGCTCGCCGAGGAGCTGGAGAAGAACCCCGGCATGCTCGAGGGGCGCGAGACCGACGTGACGGTGCTGTTCTGCGACATCCGTGGGTTCAGCGCCGTCAGTGAGCGGCTCGCGCCTGTCAAGACGATGAACTGGATCCACCATATCCTCACCGAGCTGTCGGCGGAGGTGGTCGAGGCCGGTGGCGTGGTCGTCGATTACGTCGGCGACGAACTGCTGGCGATGTGGGGGGCACCCACGTCGCAGCCCGACCATGCCATCCGCGCCTGCCGAGCGGCGCGGCGGATGCGGCACCGCCTCCAGGCGATCAACGAGCGCTGGCAGGCGGAGATCGGCTGCCGGACCGACGTCGGGATCGGGATCAACACCTCCCGGACCTGCGTCGGCAACACCGGGTCGAAGCAGAAATTCAAGTACGGTCCCCTCGGCAACGGCGTCAACCTCGGCAGCCGCGTCCAAGGGACGACCAAGTACCTGCGCGTGCCGGCGGTCGTCACCGGGGCCACACGTCGGCAACTCGACGACTCGTTCCTGCTCCGCCGGCTGTGCAGCGTGCGCGTCGTCAACATCGCCGGGCCGGTCGACCTGTTCGAGCTCGACTGCGGCGGCGACGAAGGGCGGAAGGAACTGTTCTCGCGTTACGAAGAGGCGCTGGCTTGTTTCGAGAAAGCGGACTTCCGTCGCGCGGCGGGGGGATTGGGGACGCTCCTCGAGCGGTTTCCCGACGACGGTCCGGCGCTCGTGCTGCTGTCGCGGTCGGTCGACGCGATGGTCCACCCGCCGCACGAGTTCTCGGCCGTCTGGCAGTTGCCGGGCAAGTGAATGCTCGGCGCCGGTGCCGCTACCGGCGCGGCCCGACGGTACGGTAACCGAGGCCGCCCCCCTGGAAGCGGCTGCCGTGCCACCAGTTGAGCTCGATGTGCTTGTGGAACAGGATCCCGACGTAGTCGGTCCCCCACGTTCCATCATCGACGCGGCGCTGTTGCCCGTGGCGTGCCCGGGTGCGCGCCCCGCCCCCGATGAAGTAGCCGGTTTCGTGCGGTGACTCGGTCGGCTTGGCAAATGGCGACAGGCACTGCGGATTGCCCGCGCGGGTGAACTGGTTTCCCTGGAACTGGTGCCGTTCGGTCGCCGGCCGCCCCATCGGCGGCGACAGATCGGCCGCCACCCCCGACGCGGCCGCGCCAATCGCTACGACGAACGCCACGCAGGTGCCGCACGACGCCCGCGCGAGGAGCCACGGCGAGCGACGGCGGGGCCGGGCGAATGTCGTCTCTGGCAACAGTGTCGGTCGCATGCTTCGCTTCCGTGGGGCGACCCGAGGTCCTCGGAATTCATCGCCGCGACGCCGCCAGGCCCTGCAAAAAAACCGCACCACTCGCACGGCTGGCGTCATCCCCGCATCCACCCCGGTCAGGGACCCGCGTCCCCTCTGCAGAGCCCGAGCCGAGGCTCCTCTCGATCTTTCACTCCGCGCCCCTCTCGATCCCCGCGCGGCCCTCCCATTCCCCCCAGCCAGCCTTGTCCTCCGGCAGGGCCGACTGTGACCGACCCGCGCCGAGAACACCTCGACACCATTTGCCCTCCTGGCTAGCCTCCGCCCCCTTCCAGCGACGTGATCGGGTGTCGTCGCTTGCCAGCGGGGAGCCAGACCGCATGCATCCGCCGGGGTTCGATCGGGGCGTGCGGGCTGTGGCTTTGCGTCGTGCGCTGACAGCCTGCCTCGGCATCGCGCTGTTCGCTACCGCGACCCGCGCCGAGCCGCCCGCTGCCCTGCCGGCCCCGGTCAATCCGCTCCGTCCGGCCGCGGAGCCGGGGGCCACGTCAGGCGTGCGGGGCGCGGCGCACGTCGCGCCGGCCTCTCCGCACCGGGCCCATCCTCCCGTCGACCCCGCCGATCCGCTGCCCTTGCCCGATCACCTCCTCGGTCCCGACTGGACCGGCCAGAGCGCCGAGGAAGCGCTCCGCAAAAGCCACGGCTGCGTCTCCTGCCACGCCGGCGTCGGCGACATGCACCGCAGCCCGGCCGTGCGACTGGGGTGCACCGACTGCCACGGCGGCAATGCCGACTGCTTCACGAAGGAAGCGGCGCACGTCCACCCCAAGGAGCCAGAGAACTGGCCCGGCGCCGCCAATCCCGTCCGCAGCTACACGCTGCTCAACCACGAGTCGCCGGAGTTCGTCCGGTTCGTCAATCCCGGTGACTTGCGCGTTGCCCACCAGGCCTGTGGTGGGTGCCACGCGTCGGTCGTGCTCCAGGTGCGCAAGAGCATGATGACCCACGGCTGCATGCTGTGGGGCGCGGCCCTTTACAACAACGGCGCCGTCCCCTCGAAGCAGCCGCTGTTCGGCGAGAGCTACAGCACCGAGGGGATCGGGCAGCGCCTCCAGACCGTCCCGCCGCCGACGCAGGACGAGGTCGACCGCGAGTCGATCCTCCGCTACCTCGATCCGCTCCCGCGCTTCGAGCGCTCGCAGCCGGGCAACGTGTTGCGGATCTTCGAGCGCGGCGGCCGCTTCCGCCCCGAGGTCGGCAACCCCGAGCGCCTCGAGGAGCCGGGGCGGCCGCGCACCCGGCTGGCCAACCGCGGCCTCGGCACCGAGAACCGCACCGACCCGGTGTTCGTCGGCCTGACGAAGACGCGCCTCTTCGACCCGACGCTCAATTTCCTCGGCACCAACGACCAGCCGGGGGACTACCGCTCCAGCGGCTGCACCGGCTGCCACGTCGTCTATGCCAACGACCGCTCGCCGGTCCACTCGGGGCCGTATGCCGTCTATGGCAACCGCGGCGAGAGCTTCTCCCCCGATCCGATGATCCGCAAGGGGGAGAGCGGCCACCCGATCCACCACCAGTTCGCTCCGGGCAACGGGATCCCCACCAGTCAGTGCATGGTGTGCCACATCCATCCCGGCACGACCGTGATGAACAGTTACATCGGCTACATGTGGTGGGACGAGGAGACTGACGCCGCCCTCGTCTACCCCGCCGCGCAGCGCTATCCCAGCTCCGAAGAGAAGCTCGCCGTCCAGTTCCGCAACCCGAATCAGTCGGCGGCCAAGAACCTGCTGGCCGATCCCGAGTTCCTCGCCAACCTCACCGACCTCAACGAGCGCACGCAGCAGACGCAGTTCGCCGATTTCCACGGCCATGGCTGGGCGTACCGCGCGGTGTTCAAACACGACCGCAAGGGGAACCTCCTCGACCACCGCGGCGAGCCGGTCGCCGACGCGGGCAATCCCGCGCTGCGGGCCGCGGTGAAGATGCCGGAGAAGATCCGCGAAACCTACCGCGGCGCCGACGGCAAGGGCCCCGACGCCATCCGCCGCGCCGAGGCGGCGATCGCCCACGAGCGCGACGGCCTCCCGGTGCACCTCCTCGACATCCACATGGAAAAGGGGATGCACTGCATCGACTGCCACTTCATCCAGGACATGCACGGCAACACCAAGCTCTACGGCGAGGTCCGGGCGGCGATCGAGATCAGCTGCATCGACTGCCACGGCACCGTCGACCGGGTCGCCACGCTCCGCACCAGCGGCCCGGCGTCGGACACGTCGAGCCCCGACGGGGGCCGCGACCTGCGCACGCTGCGGACGCCGTCGGGCAAGCGGCGGTTCGTCGTCGAGGGGGACCGGATCTACCAGAACTCGATGGTCGAGGAGGACCTGACCTGGGAGATCGTCCAGACGAAGGCCACGGTCGATCCGCAGAGCGACCACTACAACGCCCTGTCGGCGTTCGCCAAGACGGTCCGCGTCGCCGAGGACGGCGCGATGGAGTGGGGGGGCGACGTGCCCCCCGCGGACTGTGCCCACCGCAACGACCTGATGAGCTGCATCGCCTGCCACAGCTCGTGGAACCCGAGCTGCTTCGGCTGCCATCTCGTCCAGCGTGCCAACCAAAAGGCCCCGTCGCTGCACTACGAGGGGGACGTGTCGCGCAACCTCACCTCGTACAACTTCCAGACGCTGCGCGACGACGTCTACATGCTCGCCCGCGACGGCAACGCCACCGGCAATCGCATCAACCCCTCGCGCTCGAGCTGCGCGATCCACGTCGGCTCCTACAACAACCTCCGCGAGTCGATCTACGTCCAGCAGCAGACGATCTCCGCCGAGGGGTTCAGCGGCATCGCCTTCAGCACCAACGTCCCCCACACCGTCCGCGGCGGCCCGGGCCGCGGCCCGTCCGACGACTTCTCGCGCCTCCGCGCCGGGACGCACGAGACGAAGATGTGCACCGACTGCCATCTGGCGAAGGCCGACGACAACAACGCGATCATCGCGCAGCTCCTGATGCAGGGCACCAACGCCACCAACTTCATCGGCCGCTATGCCTGGACGGCGCTGGGAACCGGCGGCCTCGCCGGGGTCGTGGTCGCCGAGCAGGACGAGCCGCAGGTGGTGATCGGCAGCTCCTTCCACCGGATCGCCTATCCCGACGACTTCGCCCGCCACGGCGCCGCCGGCGGCCTGCTGCCGCACGCCTACCACCATGCCGCGGCCGACATCGGCGCGCGGATCCTCCAGCCGCTGAAGACGCGCGAGGTGCTCCAGGTGCAGCACCGCGGCGAATATCTCTATGCCGCCTGCGGGGCCGACGGCCTGCGCGTGTTCGACATCGCGTTCATCGACAACAAGGGATTCTCGCAGCGGATCACGACCGCGCCGGTGTCGCCGCTCGGCCAGCAGTTCTACGTGAAGACCACCTACGCCACCGGCGTCGCCGCTCCGGCGACGACCGCCCCCGACCCGACGCGGACCCACGACCCGGCCAATTTCGAGGGGAGCGTCCACGAGCTCTACGCCTACCTCTACGTGACCGATCTGGAGGAGGGGCTGATCCTCGTCGGCGCCGGCACGCTCCTCGACGGTAACCCGCTCAACAACTTCCTCGAGCGCGCCCTGACCTGGAATCCCCGCGGCCTCCTCACCGGGGCGCGGAGCATCACGATCGCCGGCGAGCAGGCCTGGATCTGCTGCAACGCCGGGATCGTCGTCGTGTCACTGGCCAAGCCGAAGTGCCCCGAGGTGCTCGCCGTGATCCCGGCGCCCGAGGTGATCCAGCCGCGTTCCGTGGCGATCCAGTTCCGCCACGCCTTCGTGTGCGATGCCGAGGGGCTGAAGACGTTCGACATCAGCGACCCCTGCGCGCCGGTCAAGCTCGCCACGGTGCCGCTCCCGCAGGCCAATTC contains:
- a CDS encoding GAF domain-containing protein, with the protein product MRVTNKSESLDVAVEGREAVKTTQSADLPLPVTLSIKTEAETLRVAVHAAEPRPTPAAATVTPEATVNLSTLLAGMPGDQADSMVGWWRRVIDLLQSAAHTEEFYRKATRAVVDLIGLDVGAVFVAKGDDLRLVDLYSPGNSATRPSRSLCDRVRSSKQSIRELPSPGGDLMMTNQAAIEAVVAAPILDRSGAVIGVLYGHRSRQPQSDENPTISHLEQLLVETLASGVATGLSRLDEQRQKNEQRATFAQFFSRELAEELEKNPGMLEGRETDVTVLFCDIRGFSAVSERLAPVKTMNWIHHILTELSAEVVEAGGVVVDYVGDELLAMWGAPTSQPDHAIRACRAARRMRHRLQAINERWQAEIGCRTDVGIGINTSRTCVGNTGSKQKFKYGPLGNGVNLGSRVQGTTKYLRVPAVVTGATRRQLDDSFLLRRLCSVRVVNIAGPVDLFELDCGGDEGRKELFSRYEEALACFEKADFRRAAGGLGTLLERFPDDGPALVLLSRSVDAMVHPPHEFSAVWQLPGK